In Bacteroidales bacterium, a genomic segment contains:
- a CDS encoding thioredoxin domain-containing protein, with protein MLKAAIVFFSINISVLFAQIPQIDEKNFFTSIQDKLVLVDFYATWCFPCKIQEKVLIEVKDSLKHKLHIFRVDVDKSPSLSESYAIEYLPTLILFKNGIAIKKWVGLHNKSQLLQNLNPYLM; from the coding sequence ATGTTGAAAGCAGCTATTGTTTTTTTTTCTATTAATATTTCGGTCCTGTTCGCTCAAATTCCACAAATTGATGAAAAAAATTTTTTTACGTCAATACAAGACAAGCTCGTCTTAGTGGATTTTTATGCTACATGGTGTTTCCCTTGTAAAATTCAGGAGAAGGTGTTGATAGAAGTAAAAGATTCGCTTAAGCATAAGTTGCATATATTTCGCGTTGATGTAGACAAATCACCTTCTTTATCCGAGTCTTATGCCATAGAATATTTGCCCACCCTTATTTTGTTCAAAAATGGCATAGCCATTAAAAAATGGGTGGGTTTGCATAACAAGTCTCAATTGTTGCAAAATTTAAATCC